In Fragaria vesca subsp. vesca linkage group LG1, FraVesHawaii_1.0, whole genome shotgun sequence, the sequence GTATGACTACACGACAGTGATGAAGAAGTTCTTTCTTATAACCGACAAAATGATAGCCCCTCCGGACATGGAGATCATTGATTTCCTGGAAACCAAGTGGTCATTGCCACCATGGCTAACAGAAGAGGATATCCAGGTGTATGCTGAGAAATTTGAGGAATCTGGCTTCACTGGTGCTTTCAACTACTACCGTGCAATGGACCTGTAAGTATGCAAAGAATAATCATTTTTCTGCATATTCCTTTTAGGAGGAAGATATTAAAAACAATCTTACAAACTTCACATGCGTTAGGTACAGCCATCATATTGACAGGGAATATGGTCCCATTAATACAAATATATAAGATGTGGATAAGTACTGCACTGATCTTTAAGGGCATATGAAATTCAACCCCTAATTCATTCTCATGGTTAAATGAAAACAGAAAGTCTGTTTTGTTTGGTAGAATTTAGAACAGCTTTTTCAAATTAGTATTTCTGAATGATCCCATTTTCTAAAAGATCCAAGCAGCGTATTCTCATTCAGGTGAGAAATAGCTCATGAACAAAAGAAGTACGAAAGAGATTAATAGAGAAAAATATTACGAGCTTTCACATCATTAATCAACCCCATATCGTGACAGTTGATGCATAATCAACAGTATGTTATATTAGAGCCACAGAAAATGTGCATGAATTTGGTGTTCTGTTGTGACTTTACCTGCTGAAATGATGAACAGGACTTGGGAACTTCTTGCACCCTGGCAAGGATCAAAAATCACAGTTCCCGTGAAGTTCATAGTCGGTAACAAAGAATTTGGATTCCAGTCTGGTGGCGTAAAGGATTTTGTGGAAGGTGATGAGTTCAAGAGCCTTGTCCCGGACCTGGAAGTGGTTGTTATAGACGGACACCATTTTATTCAAGAAGAGAACCATCAAGAAGTCTCCAACCATATACTTTCCTTCCTGGGCAAACATCCAATGGATCAGTGAATCTGCATCATTTTGTATCAGCTTTGAGTGATTAAGTTTATGAGATGTGTGTTTTCTTTATCTGTTCTTCTTTAAGACATGTAGGAAATTCTTTGTTAATAGTCTGATGTAAGTATTTAATATGAGGTACCAATTAGCATTTTGTTGTCTGAAAATTCTGGAAGGAACATACCACCTACCTTCATAACGGGTATGGAGGCTTCAAAGTTGCTGTGGATACTTTTCTTTTGGTCAAGAGTTGATATGGAAGAATAATTAATCAATGTGGTTAAGGTAAGAAAAACCTTATAAATCAGCCATATCAGGTACTCAAACAATTAGATGCATAACTTCTTTTCATTTCTTAAGAAAAGGTGTAACATAAAATTTACAACTGATAATAGTAGAGTAATTGCAACAAATTGCTTACCAAATGATCATAAGCAGTGTGAAAGCTGGATAGCGGGTGAAGTTTTCCTTCTGGAGCCATGGGAATGGGGTTTTCAATGTTGATAAGTAATTGAGAGTGAAGAATAAGAAATTGAGAAGACTGAAAATTAAAAGAGATGATCCAAGTTATACAGCAACAACAGATAGGGCAAATCATCAAGAAATTAGCATACACTGTCTATGTACTTAGCAAGTTAGCCAGCAATTCCTTATATTAGTCTCCTTGGGTCATCTCACAGGTGACAAACAAAATACCTTACATTTTTCAGGTCAATGATTATTACCTTTCTGCATCAAAACTATGTTTGCAGTATTTGATACGTTACGCTCCTCTGTTCCAATTCAAACTTCAAAGTCATCATCTTTGACTGTTTGACAATGAGGAATACCAAACTCACCAAATTCCAAATCGTTTTCCAGAAGTTATAATTATAAAAATGGACTCTGTATGCCAACACACTCACACCATCAAGCACCTAATCGTTATTTTTTACAAGTCTGAGGATAAGGAATGATGAACATGAGTGAGGTAAGTCACCAAAGGATCAAAACAAATGATATATGGATGCACATAGCAGAACAAGGGACAGGGCCTCTCGTGCTTCTTCTCCATGGCTTCCCCGAAATATGGTACTCGTGGCGCCATCAAATTGGTTACTTGGCTAAACATGGCTACCATGTGGTTGCACCAGATATGAGAGGCTATGGTGACACCGACTCACCTCTCACTCCTAGCTCCTACTCTCCTCTTCACCTTGTTGGAGACCTTGTTGGCCTTCTTGACCATTTTGGTCAACAACAGGTACTGATTTATCTCTTTGTCTGCATATTTGGGTTTGTACTATGAGATTTTGATTATTTGTTAGTGTTAATTGAAAGGCATTTGTGGTGGGACATGACTATGGAGCTATAGTTGCCTGGCATCTGAGTCTGTTCCGGCCTGATAGAGTCAAGGCATTGGTTGCACTATCTGCTCCTTACTTTGAAACATCTTCAAGTATCAGGAGTATTGAATCTTTCAGGCAAGGATTTGGTGATGGATGTTATGTTTGTCAGTTTCAGGTTCTACTCTAATTCAAGCATACTCTCCTGCCAATTTTGTTTTTATACTGCGAATCAGATTCTCATATCTGAACATAATGTCACCTGATCAATAGTCAGTTTCACTGATTCACAGTTTGGTAGCATAGCATGTCATACATTCCGAAAAGTTAATGGTCTTAATAATTAGGTATTGTGTATAATTGTATCTTTTACATGGAGGTAGGAACCAGGAAGGGCAGAAAGATCTTTTGCGAGATATGACTATTTGACAGTGATGAAGAAGTTCCTGCTGTATAACAAGACAGATTATCTGGTAGCTCCACCTGGGATGGAGCTTATAGATTATCTGGAGACACCAGCAGTATTGCCACCATGGATAACTGAGGAGGATCTCCAAGTCTATGCTGAAAAGTTTGAGGAATCTGGTTTCACTGGTGCTCTCAATTAT encodes:
- the LOC101312087 gene encoding bifunctional epoxide hydrolase 2-like, with the protein product MMNMSEVSHQRIKTNDIWMHIAEQGTGPLVLLLHGFPEIWYSWRHQIGYLAKHGYHVVAPDMRGYGDTDSPLTPSSYSPLHLVGDLVGLLDHFGQQQAFVVGHDYGAIVAWHLSLFRPDRVKALVALSAPYFETSSSIRSIESFRQGFGDGCYVCQFQEPGRAERSFARYDYLTVMKKFLLYNKTDYLVAPPGMELIDYLETPAVLPPWITEEDLQVYAEKFEESGFTGALNYFRAIELYWELLGPWQGKRIDVPAKFIIGDKDIGFDALGTGEYVKGDVFKSLVPNLEVVILDGGHHFIQQEKPQEVSHEILSFISKFSTEKFHLV